Proteins encoded by one window of Sediminicoccus rosea:
- a CDS encoding gamma carbonic anhydrase family protein — protein sequence MGPLYTFEGKTPVVHPRAWVAPTAAVIGDVEIGEEASIWYHCVLRGDTNIIRIGPRTNIQDGTIVHVNAGRQSTIIGADVTVGHAAIIHACRLEDRAFVGMGATVLDDAVIEAGGVLAAGSVLPPGKRIGVLELWMGNPAKLVRVLTEEARAGFDRTAPHYVELAGRHRSIS from the coding sequence ATGGGTCCGCTCTACACCTTCGAGGGCAAGACGCCCGTGGTCCATCCGCGCGCCTGGGTGGCGCCGACGGCGGCGGTGATCGGTGATGTCGAAATCGGCGAGGAAGCCAGCATCTGGTACCATTGCGTGCTGCGCGGGGACACCAACATCATCCGCATCGGGCCACGGACCAACATCCAGGACGGCACCATCGTGCATGTGAATGCGGGGCGGCAATCCACCATCATCGGCGCCGACGTGACGGTGGGCCACGCGGCCATCATCCACGCCTGCCGGCTGGAGGACCGCGCCTTCGTCGGCATGGGGGCCACCGTGCTGGACGACGCGGTGATCGAGGCGGGCGGCGTGCTGGCCGCGGGTTCGGTGCTGCCGCCGGGCAAGCGCATCGGCGTGCTGGAGCTCTGGATGGGCAATCCGGCCAAGCTGGTGCGCGTGCTGACGGAGGAGGCGCGGGCCGGCTTCGACCGCACGGCGCCGCATTATGTGGAACTGGCCGGGCGCCATCGTTCCATTTCGTAA
- a CDS encoding PHA/PHB synthase family protein — translation MSKKMTDGPAGKTPEYNLPDPALVSRTMAEVAERGQRIVQDFLKRQADETGNPDPLNIGSAFMEMTAKLMTNPARLVQAQMGFWQDYLTLWSNTARRMMGENVGPVIEESKGDRRFKDDAWRENEVFDFIRQSYLLSARYFTSAVNSADGLDPKTSQKVDFYTRQFVDAMSPANFVMTNPEVLRKTAETGGANLLKGLSNLLFDLERGKGKLRIRMTDDSKFKVGENIAVTPGKVVFQTPLMQLIQYNPTTEKVLKRPLVIFPPWINKFYILDLRPKNSFIRWAVDQGHTVFVASWVNPDEALAEKGFDDYMKEGVLAALDAIEQATGVREVNAIGYCLGGTLLATTLAYMATKRDTRIKSATYFVTMTDFEEAGELGVFIDEEQLKALEEKMGKRGFLDGREMATTFNMLRANDLIWSFVVNNYLMGQDPFPFDLLYWNDDSTRMPARMHSFYLRRMYQQNDLCKPASDPDCIELLGAKIDLRKIKVPTYMISTREDHIAPWKSTYRGTQLYKGPVRFVLAASGHIAGVVNPPDSGKYSHWVNENLPDSPDEWLAGATELSGSWWPDWHRWVTALDRTEVKARQPGDGKLTPIENAPGSYVRVMVND, via the coding sequence ATGAGCAAGAAGATGACCGACGGCCCCGCCGGCAAGACACCGGAATACAACCTGCCCGACCCCGCCCTGGTTTCCCGCACCATGGCCGAGGTGGCCGAGCGCGGGCAGCGCATCGTCCAGGATTTCCTGAAGCGCCAGGCGGATGAGACGGGCAACCCCGATCCGCTGAACATCGGCAGCGCCTTCATGGAGATGACGGCGAAGCTGATGACCAACCCCGCGCGCCTCGTCCAGGCGCAGATGGGGTTCTGGCAGGACTACCTGACCCTCTGGTCCAACACGGCGCGGCGGATGATGGGCGAGAATGTCGGCCCCGTCATCGAGGAGAGCAAGGGCGACCGCCGCTTCAAGGACGACGCCTGGCGCGAGAACGAGGTGTTCGACTTCATCCGCCAATCCTATCTGCTCTCGGCCCGCTATTTCACCTCGGCGGTGAACAGCGCGGATGGGCTCGACCCCAAGACCTCGCAGAAGGTGGATTTCTACACGCGGCAATTCGTGGATGCGATGAGCCCTGCGAATTTCGTGATGACCAACCCCGAGGTGCTGCGCAAGACGGCCGAGACGGGCGGCGCCAACCTGCTCAAGGGCCTATCCAACCTGCTGTTCGACCTCGAGCGCGGCAAGGGCAAGCTGCGCATCCGCATGACGGATGACAGCAAGTTCAAGGTGGGCGAGAACATCGCCGTCACGCCGGGCAAGGTGGTGTTCCAGACGCCGCTGATGCAGCTGATCCAGTACAACCCGACGACCGAGAAGGTGCTGAAGCGCCCGCTCGTGATCTTCCCGCCCTGGATCAACAAGTTCTACATCCTGGACCTGCGCCCCAAGAACAGCTTCATCCGCTGGGCGGTGGACCAGGGCCACACCGTCTTCGTGGCGAGCTGGGTGAACCCCGACGAGGCGCTCGCCGAGAAGGGCTTCGACGACTACATGAAGGAGGGCGTGCTGGCGGCACTCGACGCCATCGAGCAGGCCACGGGCGTGCGCGAGGTGAACGCCATCGGCTATTGCCTGGGCGGCACGCTGCTCGCCACCACCCTCGCCTACATGGCGACCAAGCGCGACACCCGCATCAAGTCCGCCACCTATTTCGTGACCATGACCGACTTCGAGGAAGCGGGCGAACTCGGTGTCTTCATCGACGAGGAGCAGCTCAAGGCCCTCGAGGAGAAGATGGGCAAGCGCGGCTTCCTCGACGGCCGCGAGATGGCGACGACCTTCAACATGCTGCGCGCGAACGACCTCATCTGGTCCTTCGTCGTGAACAACTACCTCATGGGGCAGGACCCCTTCCCGTTCGACCTGCTCTACTGGAACGATGACAGCACGCGCATGCCGGCCCGCATGCACAGCTTCTACCTGCGCCGGATGTACCAGCAGAACGACCTCTGCAAGCCGGCGAGCGACCCGGACTGCATCGAGCTGCTGGGTGCCAAGATCGACCTGCGGAAGATCAAGGTGCCGACCTACATGATCTCGACGCGCGAGGACCACATCGCGCCGTGGAAGAGCACCTATCGCGGCACGCAGCTCTACAAGGGGCCGGTGCGCTTCGTCCTTGCCGCCTCGGGCCATATCGCGGGCGTCGTGAACCCGCCGGATTCCGGCAAGTACAGCCATTGGGTGAACGAGAACCTGCCCGACAGCCCCGATGAGTGGCTGGCCGGCGCCACCGAGCTCTCGGGCAGCTGGTGGCCGGACTGGCACCGCTGGGTCACGGCGCTGGACCGCACCGAGGTGAAGGCACGCCAGCCGGGTGACGGCAAGCTCACGCCGATCGAGAACGCGCCGGGCAGCTATGTGCGCGTGATGGTGAACGACTAG
- a CDS encoding LL-diaminopimelate aminotransferase: MAEEFHRIRRLPPYVFAEVNSAKAKARANAEDIVDLGMGNPDSPTPPHIVAKMIEAVQDPRTHRYSMSKGIPGLRKALAGYYANRFGVKLDPETEVVATLGSKEGLANLAQAISSPGDTILVPNPSYPIHQFGFIIAGASARFIPYTPDDAMLEAIVRAVKHSVPKPTALIVNFPSNPTALLASREFYKELVKIARQHELFILSDLAYAELYFNPANPPPSVLEIPGAMDCTVEFTSLSKTYNMPGWRMGFAAGNPRLIGALARVKSYLDYGAFTPIQVAAAAALNGPQDCVAEMRELYRDRRDVLVKGLQQAGWDVPPPEGSMFLWAPIPEKFRHLGSVGFSKLLLEKAKVAVAPGIGFGEHGDGHVRIALVENNHRIRQALRGIRSFLQGDNAAPVEEVHSA; this comes from the coding sequence ATGGCCGAAGAGTTCCACCGCATCCGCCGCCTGCCGCCCTATGTCTTCGCCGAGGTGAATTCGGCCAAGGCCAAGGCCCGCGCGAATGCCGAGGACATCGTGGATCTCGGCATGGGCAACCCGGACAGCCCGACGCCGCCGCACATCGTCGCCAAGATGATCGAGGCGGTGCAGGACCCCCGCACCCATCGCTACTCGATGTCCAAGGGCATTCCCGGCCTGCGCAAGGCGCTCGCCGGCTACTATGCCAACCGCTTCGGCGTGAAGCTCGACCCCGAGACGGAGGTGGTGGCCACGCTGGGCTCGAAGGAGGGCCTCGCCAACCTGGCGCAGGCCATCTCGAGCCCGGGCGACACCATCCTGGTGCCCAACCCCTCCTACCCGATCCATCAGTTCGGCTTCATCATCGCCGGCGCCTCGGCGCGCTTCATTCCCTACACGCCGGATGACGCGATGCTGGAGGCGATCGTGCGCGCGGTGAAGCACTCCGTGCCCAAGCCCACGGCGCTGATCGTGAACTTCCCGTCCAACCCGACGGCGCTGCTGGCGAGCCGCGAGTTCTACAAGGAGCTCGTGAAGATCGCGCGCCAGCACGAGCTCTTCATCCTGAGCGACCTCGCCTATGCCGAGCTCTACTTCAACCCGGCCAATCCGCCGCCCTCCGTGCTGGAGATCCCGGGGGCGATGGACTGCACCGTCGAATTCACCAGCCTCTCCAAGACCTACAACATGCCGGGCTGGCGCATGGGCTTCGCGGCCGGCAATCCGCGCCTGATCGGCGCGCTGGCGCGAGTGAAGTCCTATCTCGACTACGGCGCCTTCACGCCCATCCAGGTCGCCGCCGCCGCCGCGCTGAACGGCCCGCAGGATTGCGTGGCCGAGATGCGCGAGCTCTATCGCGACCGCCGTGACGTGCTGGTGAAGGGCCTGCAGCAGGCCGGCTGGGACGTGCCGCCGCCCGAGGGCTCGATGTTCCTCTGGGCGCCCATCCCCGAGAAGTTCCGCCATCTGGGCTCCGTCGGCTTCTCCAAGCTGCTGCTGGAGAAGGCCAAGGTCGCGGTCGCGCCGGGCATCGGCTTCGGCGAGCATGGCGACGGGCATGTGCGCATCGCCCTCGTCGAGAACAACCATCGCATCCGCCAGGCGCTGCGCGGCATCCGCAGCTTCCTGCAGGGCGACAACGCCGCGCCGGTCGAGGAAGTCCACTCCGCATGA
- a CDS encoding homoserine dehydrogenase encodes MSKPLKLGVAGLGTVGAGVLNLLRQNGDVIAARAGRPIEVVAVSARDRTRDRGVDVTGLAWHEDAVALAADPNVEVVVELIGGSEGPARRLVEAALAAGKPVVTANKALLATHGAALAQLSEAKATPLAYEAAVAGGIPAIKALREGLAGNRISRVAGILNGTCNYILTEMRVKGLPFDVVLKTAQELGYAEADPAFDIDGVDAAHKLAILAALAFGHQVDLKALHIEGIRNVSALDIALAGELGYRIKLLGIASQDEAGVTARVHPCMVPEASPIASVDGVFNAVLAEGDAVGRVVLQGRGAGAGPTASAVVADLVDIARGRTAPVWGAASATLATAPGLPMERHRGAYYLRLMVLDQPGVIADVTGALRDAKISLESMLQRGRAPGEAVPVVLVTHECEEAQMQSALARIAALPSVVEPPAMIRIEEL; translated from the coding sequence ATGAGCAAGCCTTTGAAACTGGGTGTGGCCGGCCTCGGCACGGTCGGCGCCGGTGTGCTGAACCTGCTGCGGCAGAACGGGGATGTGATCGCGGCCCGCGCGGGCCGGCCGATCGAGGTGGTGGCCGTCTCGGCGCGCGACCGCACGCGCGACCGCGGCGTGGATGTGACGGGCCTCGCCTGGCATGAGGATGCGGTGGCGCTCGCCGCCGATCCGAATGTCGAGGTGGTGGTGGAGCTGATCGGCGGCTCGGAAGGCCCCGCGCGCAGGCTGGTGGAGGCGGCGCTTGCCGCGGGCAAGCCGGTGGTGACCGCGAACAAGGCGCTGCTCGCGACGCATGGCGCGGCGCTGGCGCAGCTCTCCGAGGCGAAGGCCACGCCGCTCGCCTATGAGGCGGCGGTGGCGGGCGGCATCCCGGCCATCAAGGCGCTGCGCGAGGGGCTGGCGGGCAATCGCATCAGCCGCGTCGCCGGCATCCTGAACGGCACCTGCAACTACATCCTGACGGAAATGCGCGTGAAGGGCCTGCCCTTCGACGTGGTGCTGAAGACCGCGCAGGAGCTGGGCTATGCCGAGGCCGACCCGGCCTTCGACATTGACGGCGTGGATGCGGCGCACAAGCTCGCGATCCTCGCCGCACTCGCCTTCGGCCATCAGGTGGATCTCAAGGCGCTGCATATCGAGGGCATCCGCAACGTCTCGGCGCTCGACATCGCGCTGGCCGGTGAGCTCGGCTATCGCATCAAGCTGCTGGGCATCGCCTCTCAGGATGAGGCGGGTGTGACCGCCCGCGTGCATCCCTGCATGGTGCCGGAAGCCAGCCCCATCGCCAGCGTGGATGGCGTGTTCAACGCCGTGCTGGCCGAGGGCGATGCGGTGGGTCGCGTGGTGCTGCAAGGCCGCGGTGCGGGGGCCGGGCCCACGGCCAGCGCGGTGGTGGCCGACCTTGTGGACATCGCGCGCGGCCGCACCGCGCCGGTCTGGGGTGCGGCTTCTGCCACGCTCGCGACGGCGCCCGGCCTGCCGATGGAGCGGCATCGCGGCGCCTACTACCTGCGCCTGATGGTGCTCGACCAGCCCGGCGTCATCGCCGATGTGACCGGTGCGCTGCGCGACGCGAAGATCAGCCTGGAATCCATGCTCCAGCGCGGCCGCGCTCCGGGCGAGGCGGTGCCCGTCGTGCTCGTCACCCATGAATGCGAGGAGGCGCAGATGCAATCGGCCCTTGCCCGCATCGCGGCCCTTCCGAGCGTGGTGGAGCCGCCCGCCATGATCCGCATCGAGGAGCTCTAG
- a CDS encoding SIMPL domain-containing protein, translating into MIRRLLLLTALLAPLPAFAQSETRLRLSESGSVTVQPDEVTASLRIEVRAATAAEAQEQVNRAMAAALATARGAAGVRATTGHYAARADRDKQEFIAQQSLSLRGPEAVIGLVGRFQADGLLLDHVQWQLSEAAQRQGRDDATRAAIRAVQERGAAIARDLGLRVTALRDLYVESAPEARPMMAARAMAAAAPTPPSVTAEEITVTARVTADLLLRR; encoded by the coding sequence ATGATCCGTCGCCTCCTGCTCCTCACAGCCCTGCTGGCGCCCTTGCCCGCCTTCGCGCAATCGGAGACGCGGTTGCGCCTCTCGGAATCCGGCAGCGTGACGGTGCAACCCGATGAGGTGACGGCATCGCTGCGCATCGAGGTGCGGGCAGCCACGGCGGCCGAGGCGCAGGAGCAGGTGAACCGCGCCATGGCGGCCGCACTCGCCACCGCGCGGGGGGCAGCCGGCGTGCGCGCCACCACCGGCCACTACGCGGCGCGGGCGGATCGCGACAAGCAGGAATTCATCGCGCAGCAATCGCTCAGCCTGCGTGGGCCGGAGGCGGTGATCGGCCTGGTGGGCCGCTTCCAGGCCGATGGCCTGCTGCTCGACCATGTGCAGTGGCAACTGAGCGAGGCCGCACAGCGCCAGGGCCGCGACGACGCGACGCGCGCGGCCATCCGTGCCGTGCAGGAGCGCGGTGCGGCCATCGCGCGCGACCTTGGACTGCGCGTCACCGCGCTGCGTGACCTCTATGTGGAATCCGCGCCCGAGGCTCGACCGATGATGGCCGCGCGCGCCATGGCCGCCGCCGCACCCACGCCGCCCAGCGTGACGGCGGAAGAGATCACCGTCACCGCCCGCGTCACCGCGGACCTTCTGCTTCGTCGCTAA
- the glpX gene encoding class II fructose-bisphosphatase → MSETKTVADRNLALELVRVTEAAALAASLWVGKGDKNAADGAAVEAMRRAFDSVAIDGTVVIGEGEMDEAPMLFIGEKVGLYAKTGGGVLADIAVDPLEGTTLTAKGGPNAMAVVALANRGGFLHAPDVYMDKIAIGPGYPEGIVDLDRTPGENLEALAKAKGVPVGELTVCTLDRDRHKDIIKACRAAGARLMLIPDGDVFGVVACAQPETGVDMYLGWGGAPEGVLAAAALRCIGGQMQGRLIFEDEGQVVRAREMGIEDPHRKYSMTEMASGEVMFAATGVTSGPMLRGVRLYPGGAVTHSIVMRSKSGTVRYVEGRHNFKLKPI, encoded by the coding sequence ATGTCCGAGACCAAGACCGTCGCCGATCGCAACCTCGCTCTGGAACTGGTCCGCGTGACCGAGGCGGCGGCGCTGGCCGCCAGCCTCTGGGTCGGCAAGGGCGACAAGAACGCCGCAGATGGCGCCGCGGTGGAAGCCATGCGCCGCGCCTTCGACAGCGTGGCCATTGATGGCACCGTCGTGATCGGCGAGGGCGAGATGGATGAGGCGCCGATGCTCTTCATCGGCGAGAAGGTGGGCCTCTACGCCAAGACCGGCGGCGGCGTGCTGGCCGACATCGCGGTGGACCCGCTGGAGGGCACGACGCTCACCGCCAAGGGCGGCCCCAACGCCATGGCCGTGGTGGCACTCGCCAATCGCGGCGGCTTCCTGCACGCGCCCGATGTCTACATGGACAAGATCGCGATCGGCCCGGGTTACCCCGAGGGCATCGTGGACCTGGACCGCACGCCGGGCGAGAACCTGGAGGCCCTGGCCAAGGCCAAGGGCGTGCCGGTGGGCGAACTCACCGTCTGCACGCTGGATCGCGACCGCCACAAGGACATCATCAAGGCCTGCCGCGCCGCCGGCGCGCGCCTCATGCTGATCCCGGATGGCGATGTCTTCGGCGTCGTCGCCTGTGCCCAGCCGGAGACGGGCGTGGACATGTATCTGGGCTGGGGCGGCGCGCCCGAGGGCGTGCTGGCGGCGGCGGCACTCCGCTGCATCGGCGGCCAGATGCAGGGCCGTCTGATCTTCGAGGATGAGGGCCAGGTGGTCCGCGCCCGCGAGATGGGCATCGAGGACCCGCACCGGAAATACTCGATGACGGAGATGGCCTCCGGCGAGGTGATGTTCGCGGCGACGGGCGTCACCAGCGGCCCCATGCTGCGCGGCGTCCGGCTCTATCCCGGCGGTGCGGTCACGCATTCCATCGTGATGCGCAGCAAGTCCGGCACCGTCCGCTACGTGGAAGGCCGGCACAACTTCAAGCTGAAGCCCATCTGA
- the recJ gene encoding single-stranded-DNA-specific exonuclease RecJ — protein MQTALGVERSLTGRRWVWRHSEPRLAAALSQQLGLPEITGRLLAARGLDAESAGIFLAPTLRALLPDPSVLLEMDQAAQRLADAVQRGETVAVFADYDVDGACSGAVMTQALRQLGCTVIPYVPDRLAEGYGPNGPAIAGLVAQGATLIICVDCGIAAHEALAGAGAEIVVLDHHKAEGPPPRVVAAVNPNRLDCPSGLRQLCAAGVAFLAAVAMQRELRRRGFFANRPEPDLREMLDMVALATVCDVVPLLGVNRAFVQHGLRILARRERAGLAALMELNAVREAPSAHTLGFVLGPRINAGGRISVPDLGLRLLLESDPIEARGMAERLDAVNRKRQEVEAGVLHAAMLQAEAQQTEGHAVLLLQDEGWHPGVVGIVAGRVRERFNRPACVAGIEAGKAKGSGRSVPGLDLGAAIIAARQSGMLIAGGGHAMAAGFTIEAHRLPELHAHLDERLAAARDLPGAAEQVLEGALNVRGATAELAESIGRLAPFGAGNDEPAFGIARARVVKAGRVGKEGATIRAFLEGEDGGRLKAICFRAKEGPLAEALLAQGGAPLTLAGHLRAETWNEQTSASFFVTDAARA, from the coding sequence ATGCAGACGGCGCTCGGCGTCGAGCGCAGCCTCACCGGGCGCCGCTGGGTCTGGCGGCACAGCGAGCCGCGGCTGGCGGCCGCGCTCTCGCAGCAGCTGGGCCTGCCCGAGATCACGGGCAGGCTGCTCGCCGCGCGCGGGCTGGATGCGGAATCCGCAGGGATCTTCCTGGCCCCCACGCTGCGCGCGCTGCTGCCCGACCCCTCCGTGCTGCTCGAGATGGACCAGGCCGCGCAGCGCCTGGCGGACGCCGTGCAGCGCGGCGAGACCGTCGCCGTCTTCGCCGATTACGACGTGGATGGCGCCTGCTCGGGCGCGGTGATGACGCAGGCGCTGCGGCAACTGGGCTGCACCGTCATCCCCTATGTGCCGGACCGCCTGGCCGAGGGCTACGGTCCGAACGGGCCCGCCATCGCGGGGCTTGTCGCCCAGGGGGCCACGCTCATCATCTGCGTGGATTGCGGCATCGCGGCGCATGAGGCGCTGGCGGGGGCAGGGGCCGAGATTGTCGTGCTCGACCACCACAAGGCCGAGGGGCCGCCGCCGCGCGTGGTGGCGGCGGTGAACCCGAACCGGCTCGACTGCCCTTCCGGCCTGCGGCAGCTCTGCGCGGCTGGGGTGGCCTTCCTCGCGGCGGTCGCCATGCAGCGGGAATTGCGGCGGCGCGGCTTCTTTGCGAACCGTCCTGAGCCCGACCTGCGCGAGATGCTGGACATGGTGGCACTGGCCACGGTCTGCGACGTGGTGCCGCTGCTCGGCGTGAACCGCGCCTTTGTGCAGCACGGCCTGCGGATCCTCGCCCGGCGCGAGCGCGCGGGCCTCGCCGCGCTGATGGAGCTGAACGCGGTGCGCGAGGCGCCCTCGGCCCATACGCTCGGCTTCGTGCTGGGGCCGCGCATCAATGCGGGCGGGCGAATCTCGGTCCCCGATCTCGGCCTGCGCCTGCTGCTGGAGAGCGACCCGATCGAGGCGCGCGGCATGGCCGAGCGGCTGGATGCGGTCAATCGGAAACGCCAGGAGGTGGAGGCCGGGGTGCTGCATGCCGCCATGCTGCAGGCCGAGGCGCAGCAGACCGAGGGCCATGCGGTGCTGCTGCTGCAGGATGAGGGCTGGCACCCGGGCGTGGTCGGCATCGTCGCCGGGCGCGTGCGGGAGCGCTTCAACCGGCCCGCCTGCGTGGCGGGGATCGAGGCGGGGAAGGCCAAGGGCTCAGGCCGTTCCGTGCCGGGGCTGGACCTGGGGGCCGCCATCATCGCGGCCCGGCAATCGGGCATGCTGATCGCGGGGGGCGGGCACGCCATGGCGGCGGGCTTCACCATCGAGGCGCATCGCCTGCCCGAACTGCACGCCCATCTGGATGAGCGCCTGGCCGCCGCGCGCGACCTGCCCGGCGCGGCCGAGCAGGTGCTGGAAGGCGCGCTGAACGTGCGCGGCGCCACCGCCGAGCTCGCCGAGAGCATCGGCCGCCTGGCCCCCTTCGGCGCCGGCAATGACGAACCCGCCTTCGGCATCGCCCGCGCCCGTGTGGTGAAGGCCGGGCGCGTGGGGAAGGAGGGGGCGACGATCCGCGCCTTCCTGGAGGGCGAGGATGGCGGCCGCCTCAAGGCCATCTGCTTCCGCGCCAAGGAAGGCCCGCTGGCCGAGGCGCTTCTGGCGCAGGGCGGCGCGCCGCTCACGCTCGCCGGGCATCTGCGCGCCGAGACCTGGAACGAGCAGACCAGCGCCAGCTTCTTCGTGACGGACGCCGCGCGGGCCTGA
- a CDS encoding metalloregulator ArsR/SmtB family transcription factor — MELEASALGFAALGQPTRLELMRRLMAAGPNGLAAGEAARQLGVAPSSLSFHLRALEQAGLIAPRRQGRQLFYAAQFHALRQMIAFLAEGCCDGQPEGCGDIARLLPTPMTERRMPLFNVLFLCTHNSARSIIAEAVLAKVGEGRFRAFSAGSAPRPAGPLPEVISQLSALGHDVSGLRSKSWNEFAGPEAPRMDFVITLCDILSGQACPDFGGTVTTAAWPLPDPAKFSGNAAERAALLNELYAGLQRRIEIFVSLPVTTLDRMALKARLDELAHPRPVQRA; from the coding sequence ATGGAATTGGAAGCTTCCGCCCTCGGCTTCGCGGCGCTCGGCCAGCCCACCCGGCTGGAGCTGATGCGCCGCCTCATGGCCGCCGGCCCCAACGGCCTCGCCGCCGGGGAGGCCGCGCGGCAGCTTGGCGTGGCGCCCTCCAGCCTCTCCTTCCATCTGCGCGCGCTCGAGCAGGCGGGGCTGATCGCCCCGCGCCGCCAGGGCCGCCAGCTCTTCTACGCCGCGCAATTCCACGCGCTGCGGCAGATGATCGCCTTCCTGGCCGAGGGCTGCTGCGACGGCCAGCCCGAAGGCTGCGGCGACATCGCCCGGCTTCTTCCCACCCCCATGACGGAGCGGCGCATGCCTCTCTTCAACGTCCTGTTTCTCTGCACGCACAATTCGGCGCGCTCCATCATCGCCGAGGCGGTGCTGGCGAAGGTGGGGGAGGGGCGGTTCCGCGCCTTCTCCGCCGGTTCCGCACCCCGGCCCGCAGGCCCGCTGCCCGAGGTGATCAGCCAGCTCAGCGCGCTGGGGCATGACGTCTCGGGCCTGCGCAGCAAATCCTGGAATGAGTTCGCGGGGCCCGAGGCGCCGCGCATGGATTTCGTGATCACGCTGTGTGACATCCTCTCGGGCCAGGCCTGCCCGGATTTCGGCGGCACGGTGACCACCGCCGCCTGGCCCCTGCCGGACCCCGCGAAGTTCAGCGGCAATGCGGCCGAGCGCGCGGCCCTGCTGAACGAGCTCTATGCCGGGCTGCAGCGCCGTATCGAGATCTTTGTGAGTCTGCCGGTCACGACGCTGGACCGCATGGCGCTGAAGGCGAGGCTCGATGAATTGGCGCATCCGCGCCCGGTGCAGCGCGCATGA
- a CDS encoding ArsJ-associated glyceraldehyde-3-phosphate dehydrogenase, producing the protein MRVGINGMGRIGRLALRAALGAAERPVEDPRAGHRLDVVHLNEIKGGAPAIAHLLEFDSVQGRWRAPIAAEGKDAIRIGARRMGFSEHARPGEIPWGDLGVDLVLECTGKFLTPEVLQGHLDRGAKRVIVAAPVKFDSVLNIVVGVNEHLYDPARHPIVTAASCTTNCLAPLVKVVHEAIGIRHGQITTIHDPTNTNVVVDAPHKDLRRARSAMLSLQPTTTGSATAIALIYPELKGKLDGHAVRAPVLNASLTDCVFEMRRETTVAEVNALFAAAADGPLAGILGFEPRPLVSADYARDTRSSIVDGLSTLVTDGTLLKLYAWYDNEMGYACRMVDLACHMERVGL; encoded by the coding sequence ATGAGGGTCGGCATCAACGGGATGGGGCGCATCGGGCGGCTCGCCCTGCGCGCCGCGCTGGGCGCCGCGGAGCGCCCGGTGGAGGATCCGCGCGCGGGGCATCGCCTCGACGTCGTGCACCTCAACGAGATCAAGGGCGGTGCGCCCGCCATCGCGCATCTGCTGGAATTCGACAGCGTGCAGGGCCGTTGGCGCGCGCCCATCGCCGCGGAGGGCAAGGACGCCATCCGCATCGGCGCGCGCCGCATGGGCTTCTCCGAGCATGCGCGGCCGGGCGAGATTCCCTGGGGCGATCTCGGCGTGGACCTCGTGCTGGAATGCACCGGAAAGTTCCTGACGCCCGAGGTCCTGCAAGGCCATCTCGACCGTGGGGCGAAGCGCGTCATCGTCGCCGCCCCGGTGAAGTTCGACAGCGTGCTGAACATCGTGGTCGGCGTGAACGAGCATCTCTACGACCCCGCGCGCCACCCCATCGTCACCGCCGCCTCCTGCACCACCAATTGCCTGGCGCCGCTGGTGAAGGTGGTGCACGAGGCGATCGGCATCCGGCACGGCCAGATCACCACCATCCATGATCCGACCAACACCAATGTCGTGGTGGATGCGCCGCACAAGGATCTGCGCCGCGCGCGCTCGGCCATGCTGTCGTTGCAGCCGACAACGACGGGCAGTGCGACGGCCATCGCGCTGATCTATCCGGAGCTGAAGGGCAAGCTGGATGGCCATGCGGTGCGCGCCCCGGTGCTCAACGCATCGCTCACCGATTGCGTCTTCGAGATGCGGCGGGAGACGACGGTGGCGGAGGTGAACGCCCTCTTCGCCGCGGCCGCCGACGGCCCGCTCGCCGGCATCCTGGGCTTCGAGCCGCGCCCGCTCGTCTCCGCCGATTATGCCCGGGACACGCGGAGCTCCATCGTGGATGGTCTCTCCACCCTCGTCACGGATGGCACGCTGCTCAAACTCTATGCCTGGTATGACAATGAGATGGGCTATGCCTGCCGCATGGTGGACCTGGCCTGCCACATGGAGCGCGTGGGGCTGTGA